The Desulfatiglans anilini DSM 4660 genome includes a region encoding these proteins:
- the eno gene encoding phosphopyruvate hydratase, which translates to MEQIEVVVAREILDSRGNPTVEVEVGLTDGSFGRAAVPSGASTGEFEAVELRDQDKRRYRGKGVERAVQNVNDIIAPELEGMYALDQRDVDQTLIELDGTPNKNRLGANAILGVSLAVARAAADSVYMPLYRYIGGTNASRLPMPMMNILNGGVHAANNVDFQEFMIMPVGGRTFRDALRMGAEVFHALADVLKGKNLSTAVGDEGGFAPDLQDNEEAIEMVLAGIRKAGYEPGEDVVLALDPASSSFFKGGKYIFSKSDHSERTAEEMVAFYEDWINRYPIFSIEDGLAEDDWDGWRSLNLKIGDRIQIVGDDLFVTNTERIARGIRENAANAVLIKLNQIGTLTETLDAVEMAHRAGWNAVISHRSGETEDSFIADLAVATGTGQIKTGSLCRSERICKYNQLLRIEEELEDMARFGWSY; encoded by the coding sequence ATGGAGCAGATCGAAGTCGTTGTCGCCAGAGAGATATTGGATTCAAGGGGCAACCCTACGGTAGAAGTCGAAGTGGGCCTTACAGATGGAAGCTTTGGCCGTGCTGCGGTCCCGTCAGGGGCCTCCACCGGTGAATTCGAGGCCGTGGAGCTTCGCGATCAGGACAAACGCCGCTATCGGGGCAAAGGCGTTGAAAGAGCGGTTCAAAACGTCAACGATATCATCGCCCCCGAACTCGAAGGCATGTACGCCCTCGATCAGAGGGACGTGGATCAGACGTTGATCGAACTGGATGGAACCCCCAACAAGAATCGTCTTGGAGCCAACGCCATCTTGGGGGTTTCTCTTGCCGTGGCGCGGGCGGCCGCCGATTCGGTCTACATGCCGTTGTACCGTTATATCGGCGGGACCAACGCCTCGCGTCTCCCCATGCCGATGATGAACATCCTCAATGGAGGCGTTCATGCCGCAAACAACGTAGATTTTCAGGAATTCATGATCATGCCCGTTGGCGGAAGAACCTTCCGTGACGCCCTGAGGATGGGCGCAGAAGTCTTTCATGCCCTCGCGGATGTGCTCAAGGGAAAAAACCTGTCCACGGCTGTCGGAGATGAAGGCGGTTTCGCACCCGATCTGCAAGACAATGAAGAAGCCATAGAGATGGTGCTCGCCGGCATCCGCAAAGCCGGTTATGAACCGGGAGAGGATGTGGTCCTGGCCTTGGACCCTGCCTCTTCGTCTTTTTTTAAAGGGGGCAAGTATATCTTCAGCAAATCCGACCATTCCGAACGAACCGCCGAAGAAATGGTCGCCTTTTATGAGGATTGGATAAATCGCTATCCTATCTTCTCCATTGAAGACGGTCTGGCCGAAGACGACTGGGACGGCTGGCGCAGTCTGAACCTGAAAATAGGGGATCGGATCCAGATTGTGGGCGATGACCTTTTCGTAACCAACACCGAGCGTATTGCTCGAGGCATCCGGGAAAACGCGGCCAACGCTGTATTGATCAAGCTCAACCAGATCGGCACCCTTACTGAAACACTCGATGCCGTCGAGATGGCCCATCGCGCCGGCTGGAACGCCGTCATAAGCCATCGGTCGGGTGAAACCGAAGACTCCTTTATTGCGGATCTAGCGGTCGCAACCGGGACAGGACAGATAAAGACCGGATCCCTTTGCCGTTCCGAACGGATCTGCAAATACAACCAGCTGTTGCGTATCGAAGAGGAACTCGAGGATATGGCCCGGTTCGGTTGGTCGTATTAG
- a CDS encoding beta-ketoacyl-[acyl-carrier-protein] synthase family protein, which produces MNPNAVAITGIGMICPLGVDTPTCWKNMLQGTAGIRPITKFDPVRCLSRIGGELPEAYPDYERARLPHHFLRHGTMSTRLALLSSLEAMRDAALDPAQLDADRAGVITGCGGSTVGDALIPVGEEYNRRPFAHGMLNAPAAAIRMTLGFRGPSFNVATACASGAYAVGLGYDYIRRHGAICVAVGVDTMLSEETVQGFSRLMALSELNQHPEKASRPFDRKRTGFVLSEGACAVILESLTHAVRRAAPIYAVMSGHAMTSEAFNIIAPEPDGLGMAETMEKAIVNAGIQKDRIGYINAHGTSTVHNDRAETSAIKAVFGKRAWQIPVSSQKSMIGHTIGAAGAIEVAVTALSLRHQVLTPTINYEEPDPECDLDYVPNQARSVLGLEAAISNSFGFGGHNSCIVLERYTTPAGE; this is translated from the coding sequence GTGAATCCGAATGCGGTCGCCATCACCGGGATCGGTATGATTTGCCCATTGGGCGTCGATACCCCTACGTGCTGGAAAAACATGCTTCAAGGTACGGCCGGCATAAGACCCATTACGAAATTTGATCCTGTCCGTTGTCTCAGCCGTATCGGAGGGGAGTTGCCCGAGGCATACCCGGATTATGAACGCGCCCGTCTGCCGCATCACTTTCTCAGACACGGAACCATGTCGACTCGTTTGGCCCTCCTGAGCAGCCTGGAAGCCATGAGAGATGCAGCCTTGGACCCGGCACAACTGGATGCGGACCGCGCAGGTGTCATCACAGGCTGCGGAGGATCGACCGTTGGCGATGCCTTGATTCCAGTTGGTGAAGAATACAATCGGCGGCCCTTCGCTCATGGCATGCTGAATGCCCCAGCCGCCGCCATCCGTATGACTCTCGGCTTCAGAGGGCCTTCTTTCAATGTTGCGACAGCCTGTGCATCCGGTGCTTATGCCGTGGGTCTGGGCTACGATTACATACGACGTCACGGTGCAATCTGTGTTGCAGTGGGTGTCGACACCATGCTGTCAGAAGAGACCGTACAGGGTTTCAGCAGGTTGATGGCGCTCTCCGAACTGAACCAACACCCGGAAAAGGCCAGCCGTCCCTTTGACCGAAAACGGACGGGTTTCGTGCTGTCCGAAGGTGCTTGCGCGGTTATTCTGGAATCGCTTACCCATGCCGTCAGACGTGCAGCCCCCATTTATGCAGTCATGTCGGGACATGCAATGACCTCAGAGGCTTTCAATATCATCGCACCAGAGCCCGATGGACTGGGAATGGCCGAGACCATGGAGAAGGCCATTGTCAATGCGGGGATTCAAAAAGACAGGATCGGGTACATCAACGCCCATGGAACGTCCACAGTGCATAACGACCGCGCTGAAACCAGCGCCATCAAAGCAGTTTTCGGTAAAAGAGCCTGGCAAATCCCTGTCAGCTCCCAGAAATCCATGATCGGGCATACGATCGGCGCTGCCGGAGCCATCGAAGTCGCTGTGACGGCGCTCAGCCTTCGGCATCAGGTCTTGACGCCGACCATCAATTATGAAGAGCCGGATCCCGAATGCGATCTCGACTATGTGCCCAATCAAGCAAGAAGCGTCCTGGGGCTCGAAGCAGCCATCAGCAACTCTTTTGGTTTTGGCGGCCACAATTCTTGTATCGTCCTCGAAAGATATACGACACCTGCCGGGGAATGA
- a CDS encoding enoyl-CoA hydratase/isomerase family protein, translating to MPEKSQHLIVSSMHSNILVLTITNPPNNLMPPAFFNELDHHYQHMISPEVRAVIFTGEGHVFSKGADLAAIDADGTASSEERFVFANDLINAISRLDKPVIAAINGACLGGGFELALACHLRLSIPKARLGLPETSIGLVPGLGGLQRLIRLAGEAKALEMVLLGDMFSAERALDWNLINRILPKETFFERVHLFTKTILAGSREAIAAVLELAAGLREQTDTRQALETARRFTKLVRNRMK from the coding sequence ATGCCTGAAAAGTCGCAACATCTGATTGTTTCCTCGATGCACAGCAACATCCTCGTGCTAACCATCACCAACCCTCCCAACAATCTCATGCCGCCCGCCTTCTTCAACGAACTCGACCATCACTACCAACACATGATCTCACCCGAGGTCCGCGCCGTGATCTTTACCGGGGAAGGACATGTCTTCTCCAAAGGCGCCGATCTTGCCGCCATAGATGCGGATGGAACAGCATCCAGTGAAGAGCGGTTTGTTTTCGCGAATGACCTCATCAATGCCATTTCGCGTCTGGACAAACCTGTCATCGCTGCCATCAACGGAGCCTGCCTCGGGGGCGGGTTCGAACTGGCCCTTGCCTGTCACTTGAGACTCTCCATCCCGAAGGCCCGTCTCGGATTGCCTGAGACCTCCATCGGGCTGGTGCCCGGACTTGGCGGTCTGCAGCGACTGATTCGGCTTGCCGGCGAAGCCAAGGCCCTCGAGATGGTCCTGCTGGGGGACATGTTTTCCGCGGAACGGGCCCTGGACTGGAATCTCATCAACCGTATTCTTCCGAAAGAAACCTTTTTCGAACGGGTCCATCTCTTCACCAAGACGATCCTCGCTGGTTCGAGGGAGGCCATCGCGGCGGTGCTTGAACTCGCAGCGGGGTTACGCGAACAGACCGACACCAGGCAGGCTCTCGAAACCGCTCGACGTTTCACAAAATTGGTGCGAAATAGAATGAAATAG
- a CDS encoding 4'-phosphopantetheinyl transferase family protein — protein sequence MVDVACSISHKEGWVAVCLAEDGVTAVGIDIETVSERPVRLAGAFSHAKDCAAGIEDARRKYTLLWSCKEAASKVLGLGLLVDYKKIVAVIDDAGRIRIDFNGEVEMEGAAMHLDDAVVVCCRSCRPLKKGNGVSA from the coding sequence ATGGTTGACGTTGCGTGCTCTATTTCGCACAAAGAAGGATGGGTCGCCGTCTGCCTTGCTGAGGACGGCGTAACGGCGGTGGGAATCGACATCGAGACCGTTTCCGAAAGACCCGTTCGGCTGGCGGGCGCTTTCAGCCACGCGAAGGATTGCGCCGCGGGCATCGAAGATGCCAGAAGAAAGTACACCTTGCTCTGGAGCTGCAAAGAGGCTGCTTCGAAGGTTTTAGGTCTGGGGCTTCTTGTCGATTACAAGAAGATAGTCGCCGTAATCGACGATGCCGGGCGTATCCGCATCGATTTCAACGGGGAGGTCGAGATGGAAGGGGCGGCTATGCATCTGGACGATGCGGTGGTCGTTTGTTGTCGTTCCTGCCGACCGCTTAAGAAGGGGAACGGCGTCTCAGCCTGA
- a CDS encoding acyl carrier protein: MTQALNNEEKKQIAQEILNFLADEFEIDASEITMDTNIIDDLGGDSILFLEMIEEFKAKYHIELEVRTIGQYMLKNPIYTVGETIQAIYTIIEKGEQLLEELNLGE; encoded by the coding sequence GTGACACAGGCGCTTAACAATGAGGAAAAGAAACAAATTGCTCAAGAGATTCTGAATTTTTTGGCTGATGAATTTGAAATCGACGCCAGTGAAATTACCATGGACACAAATATCATCGATGATCTTGGTGGAGACTCCATTTTGTTTCTTGAAATGATTGAAGAGTTCAAAGCAAAATACCATATTGAACTTGAGGTCAGAACGATCGGCCAGTACATGCTGAAAAATCCCATCTACACTGTCGGGGAAACCATCCAGGCCATTTACACCATCATCGAAAAAGGTGAACAGCTGCTGGAAGAACTGAATCTCGGAGAGTAG
- a CDS encoding beta-ketoacyl-[acyl-carrier-protein] synthase family protein, with translation MLSSSPSARPPVAVTGIGMICPLGVTVDECWKNMLNGQSGIRPITEFETSGCSTTIGGQLPEAASQIEKKRTPKRLFKQTIRSSRLIRLCAQDAMTDCSVELRGLDATRCAIIVGTSGSSVGNPLDLTDAETERFRIIRDMVNAPAAWLSIEFGFKGPAFTLSAAAASGIYAAAAGVDLIRHGWADLVVVGGVDTVLTKNSLIKANHLKMLSTRNAEPEKALRPFDIQRDGCLLSDGACAVVLESLPHARSRNAPIYAWIQGYATCSEPYSPHSEARDGAEMARTMEMGLQDSGMPKESIGYLSAAATSAVISDALESQAIRTVFGGHAEALGISAIQSMIGHTMGASGLIALSTTALALKTQMAPPTINYAFPDPACDLDYIPNSMRKLNGVEGAMVNAFSIGGHNAVAVLSRQGSLAE, from the coding sequence ATGTTATCCAGCTCGCCAAGCGCCCGCCCGCCTGTCGCGGTGACCGGAATAGGGATGATCTGCCCGCTCGGCGTGACGGTTGATGAGTGCTGGAAGAATATGCTGAACGGTCAGTCCGGGATTCGCCCCATCACAGAATTCGAGACATCCGGCTGCTCAACGACAATCGGTGGACAACTCCCTGAGGCTGCATCGCAGATAGAAAAGAAACGGACACCAAAGCGGCTCTTCAAACAGACGATTCGCTCCAGTCGTCTGATACGCTTATGCGCTCAAGACGCCATGACGGACTGCAGCGTCGAACTCAGAGGTCTGGACGCAACACGCTGCGCCATCATCGTCGGCACCAGCGGCTCGAGTGTCGGAAACCCTCTGGATTTGACGGATGCCGAAACGGAGCGCTTCAGGATCATCCGCGACATGGTCAACGCTCCGGCAGCCTGGCTCAGCATCGAGTTCGGATTCAAAGGGCCGGCTTTCACCCTTTCGGCCGCAGCCGCATCCGGTATTTACGCAGCGGCCGCAGGGGTCGATCTCATCCGTCATGGATGGGCGGACCTGGTTGTCGTCGGCGGTGTAGACACCGTCCTGACAAAGAACAGCCTCATCAAAGCCAACCATCTCAAGATGCTCTCCACCAGGAACGCCGAACCCGAAAAAGCCCTGCGCCCCTTCGATATCCAGCGAGACGGATGTCTTCTCTCGGACGGGGCCTGTGCCGTCGTCCTGGAATCTCTCCCCCATGCCCGATCCCGGAACGCGCCCATTTACGCATGGATCCAAGGATATGCCACCTGTTCGGAACCGTACAGCCCCCATTCAGAAGCCCGAGACGGAGCGGAAATGGCTCGGACGATGGAAATGGGGCTTCAGGACTCGGGAATGCCCAAAGAATCCATCGGATATCTCAGCGCTGCCGCCACATCCGCTGTCATCAGCGATGCCCTTGAATCGCAGGCCATCCGAACCGTTTTCGGAGGTCACGCCGAAGCACTGGGCATCAGCGCCATCCAGTCCATGATCGGTCACACCATGGGCGCCTCGGGTCTGATCGCTTTATCGACAACGGCCCTGGCGCTCAAGACCCAGATGGCGCCTCCCACCATCAACTATGCCTTTCCGGATCCAGCATGCGATCTCGACTACATACCGAATTCCATGCGAAAATTGAACGGGGTCGAAGGTGCCATGGTCAATGCGTTCAGTATCGGGGGGCATAACGCCGTGGCGGTTCTGAGCCGCCAGGGTTCACTCGCGGAATGA
- a CDS encoding acyl-CoA thioesterase — protein sequence MKETCFSDLEVPIRVRYCETDKMGVVHHSNYIRYMEVARMAWLEAIGCPFTRIERGDTRLMITEVSCTYRAPATFDDFLHVHTILKKWNKFRLSFLFLIKKEDRIIARGGSSLAAVSIEGYPAPLPEILLKRLSEIDVTPSQHEHD from the coding sequence ATGAAAGAAACCTGCTTTTCCGATCTGGAAGTTCCCATCCGGGTGCGGTATTGTGAAACGGACAAAATGGGGGTCGTCCACCATTCCAATTACATCCGGTACATGGAAGTCGCTCGGATGGCCTGGCTGGAAGCCATCGGATGCCCATTTACCCGGATCGAACGTGGAGACACCCGACTCATGATCACGGAGGTCTCATGCACCTATCGCGCGCCGGCAACTTTCGACGATTTTCTCCATGTGCATACCATTTTAAAAAAATGGAATAAATTCAGGCTTTCTTTCCTATTCCTCATCAAAAAGGAAGACCGGATCATCGCCAGAGGAGGGTCCTCGCTTGCCGCGGTCAGCATTGAGGGCTATCCCGCACCTCTTCCAGAAATCCTGCTCAAGCGGTTATCTGAAATCGATGTAACGCCATCCCAACATGAGCATGACTGA
- a CDS encoding ACP S-malonyltransferase, translating to MTDLTAQNRRVCILVPGIGTSYLKALPLVSKSPLFRANCDKACITTFVEQMDPGSEDHGPALTDTLDNQRLSYVINCTMCDLYAARGIAAEVVIGYSMGIYAALYEGGFYTFETGLSILEKAHTLASEWCLKSGKTYGMTLILGLTHPEIQDLLLTTAGNRLEIAMHNGKRNFVIAGERTALESCMEKALRLGALGTRPIQTAHPYHSSHLEPIAGDFIAFVKGLNMAPPKRTVLSLIDGRPIGQKQAAEVVVRSIHTPLHFDWAIQNAVRIHGVSTCHETGPPKSMARLTHYIDRKLIVHSFEKEER from the coding sequence ATGACTGATCTCACGGCACAGAATCGCCGGGTCTGCATCCTCGTTCCAGGCATCGGCACCTCATATCTGAAGGCGCTCCCGCTCGTCTCGAAAAGTCCTCTCTTCCGGGCAAACTGCGATAAAGCCTGCATCACGACCTTCGTCGAGCAAATGGACCCCGGATCGGAAGACCACGGCCCTGCGTTGACGGACACGCTCGACAACCAGCGGCTTTCCTACGTCATCAACTGCACCATGTGTGATCTATACGCTGCACGCGGAATAGCTGCGGAAGTGGTTATCGGATACAGCATGGGGATTTATGCAGCCCTCTACGAAGGCGGGTTCTACACGTTCGAAACCGGCCTTTCCATCCTTGAAAAGGCCCACACCCTGGCCTCGGAATGGTGTCTCAAGAGCGGCAAAACCTATGGCATGACCCTGATCCTGGGCCTGACCCATCCCGAAATCCAGGATCTTCTCCTGACCACGGCCGGCAATCGGCTGGAGATCGCCATGCACAACGGCAAGCGGAACTTCGTCATAGCGGGCGAGCGCACCGCCCTCGAGTCGTGCATGGAAAAGGCTCTGCGTCTAGGGGCACTCGGCACAAGGCCCATTCAAACGGCGCATCCTTATCACAGCTCCCACCTGGAGCCTATTGCCGGTGATTTTATCGCGTTCGTCAAAGGCCTGAACATGGCGCCCCCCAAAAGAACGGTGCTCTCCTTGATCGACGGAAGACCGATTGGTCAAAAACAAGCGGCCGAAGTCGTCGTGCGATCCATCCACACCCCTCTTCATTTCGATTGGGCCATTCAGAATGCCGTCCGGATTCACGGCGTCTCAACCTGCCATGAAACCGGCCCGCCGAAATCAATGGCCCGGCTGACCCATTACATCGACCGGAAACTGATCGTCCATTCCTTCGAAAAGGAGGAACGATGA
- a CDS encoding 3-hydroxyacyl-CoA dehydrogenase, producing MMRIGLAGYGKMGASIFRLLSGTNHSITVLCIDETEAHTAGKKHTKRLERALKSGQISETAYQTSRRSILFTSHVQDLAGSDVVIEAVYEDPAVKATLFKQLESVLSWKALLLSNTSSISIASLARHLHHPERFCGLHFFYPVELINLIEILEGPETSPELPAYLKSWCHGLGKNAILAKDAQGSVVNAILSYYYLEALYILEEGLALPSAVDAAARPLFYVGPCESMDVIGIDFLFAAMRRAGQPGSLLPVDWDGRGRQPCEKQGLRAPVLFERLLSQGRTGKKKSRGIYLYDGQKASDDAPGFYRHRSDGNAAPEHPAQDELLTKRLLYSVLNGTLYSLQQKKASLEDLDLAVKEVLLMKQGPFGMMRDMGLEAVLRDFSLLATRAGKRFEPTDPDLLAWTITHDPQR from the coding sequence ATGATGAGAATCGGCTTGGCTGGGTATGGCAAGATGGGCGCGTCGATCTTCCGGTTGCTCTCTGGAACCAATCACTCTATAACGGTTCTCTGCATCGATGAAACCGAAGCGCACACAGCAGGCAAGAAGCACACGAAACGCCTTGAACGGGCCTTGAAAAGCGGCCAAATCTCCGAAACTGCCTACCAAACCTCGAGGAGAAGCATCCTCTTCACCTCGCACGTGCAAGATCTCGCCGGATCGGATGTCGTCATCGAGGCCGTCTACGAAGATCCCGCGGTCAAGGCAACCCTCTTCAAACAACTGGAATCCGTTCTTTCATGGAAGGCCCTGCTGCTGTCCAACACGTCTTCCATTTCCATCGCCTCTCTGGCCAGGCACCTCCACCATCCGGAGCGATTTTGCGGATTGCATTTTTTCTACCCTGTCGAACTGATCAACCTGATCGAAATCCTGGAAGGGCCTGAAACATCTCCTGAACTGCCCGCGTACCTCAAATCCTGGTGCCACGGCCTGGGGAAGAACGCCATTCTCGCAAAGGATGCACAAGGTTCCGTTGTCAATGCCATCCTCAGTTATTATTACCTCGAGGCGCTTTACATCCTGGAAGAGGGTTTGGCCCTCCCAAGCGCAGTGGATGCCGCCGCCCGGCCCTTGTTCTATGTCGGCCCTTGCGAATCGATGGACGTCATCGGCATCGACTTTCTCTTCGCAGCCATGCGGCGCGCCGGCCAACCGGGTAGCCTGCTCCCCGTGGACTGGGACGGACGAGGCCGCCAGCCATGCGAAAAACAAGGATTACGGGCGCCCGTCCTATTTGAAAGACTGCTTTCTCAAGGCCGGACCGGCAAAAAAAAATCGCGCGGAATATACCTTTACGACGGCCAAAAGGCCTCGGATGATGCACCAGGTTTTTATAGGCACCGATCCGACGGCAACGCGGCGCCCGAACACCCTGCCCAAGATGAACTGCTGACCAAAAGACTCCTTTATTCCGTTTTGAATGGCACCCTTTACAGCCTGCAGCAGAAAAAGGCGTCGCTCGAAGACCTGGATCTCGCTGTCAAGGAAGTCCTGTTGATGAAACAGGGCCCGTTCGGGATGATGAGAGATATGGGTTTGGAAGCGGTCTTGCGGGACTTTTCTCTTCTGGCCACCCGGGCAGGGAAACGATTCGAACCCACGGACCCGGATCTGCTGGCCTGGACCATCACGCACGATCCACAACGCTGA
- a CDS encoding transglycosylase domain-containing protein, which produces MPKKTGTKKPTRTRRKSVPKKSFRRRLIAWGFTALLLITVGLALYGVFLAQDIQHRFSGRRWTVPSRIYSDAALLYLGQSVNVEALRNRLKRLQYRPVNRPPREEGEMSFSGTTLRIFLHDIDIPGRARAGYPVQIQLQKGQIHSIKRLDTSAALKLLELEPEELMLFFGLEREDRQLVSIDEVPLHVIQAVLAAEDARYYDHPGMDIKGILRAVYMDLKHGELRQGGSTITQQLAKNYFLTPEKTFQRKLKEGLLAVTMEMMYDKDEILEIYLNEIYFGQKGSVAIHGIGEASWFYFGKPVKAISLHEAAALAGLIRAPNHYSPYKDPERCQERRNYVLQAMHKQGWISEGEAASASDAALETIGYQAYGRIAPYFLDFVVSQLKTLYSPDDLASLGLFIQTTLDTQVQEAAETALKKGLERVESQHPDLKRSSPEKQVQGAIVVMQPRTGSILAMVGGRHYGNSQFNRITHARRQPGSAFKPFVFLSALDRFTPASLLSNQPKTYTVDGQAWEPKNYAPLEADQVTLRTALAKSVNRASVDLAMQVGLSKVVATAQRFGFSTPLPPYPSLALGAAEVIPLELARAYCAFAGDGILPQPLSLREVIDEGGETLERRHMEISEVTSPAKAYLMTSLLQSVVQDGTARSLRSLGIPFPAAGKTGTTNDSRDVWFVGYTPDVLALVWVGFDEGGTLHGTGSSIALPIWADLLRSLPQFGTGNWFTPPEGVVTKRICPASGFLALPGACPSPQDEVFLLENAPSATCTLHAPKKKTGILEWFKDVFESL; this is translated from the coding sequence ATGCCTAAGAAAACCGGCACCAAAAAACCCACCCGCACCCGCCGAAAAAGTGTCCCCAAAAAATCCTTCCGGCGGCGCCTGATTGCCTGGGGCTTCACCGCTCTGCTGCTCATCACCGTTGGACTGGCCCTTTATGGGGTTTTCCTGGCCCAGGACATCCAGCACCGCTTTTCAGGGCGGCGTTGGACAGTGCCTTCCAGGATCTACTCGGATGCCGCACTTCTCTACCTTGGACAGTCCGTGAACGTCGAGGCCCTGAGGAACAGGCTGAAGCGCCTCCAGTACCGGCCGGTGAACCGGCCGCCCCGGGAAGAAGGCGAAATGTCCTTCAGCGGGACGACCCTGCGGATCTTCCTGCACGACATCGACATCCCGGGCAGGGCCAGGGCGGGCTATCCCGTCCAGATCCAGCTCCAGAAAGGGCAAATCCACTCCATCAAAAGGCTGGACACTTCCGCTGCGCTGAAGCTCCTGGAACTCGAACCCGAAGAGCTGATGCTCTTTTTCGGCCTCGAACGCGAAGATCGTCAACTCGTCTCCATCGACGAGGTCCCGCTGCACGTCATCCAGGCCGTGCTCGCCGCGGAGGACGCCCGCTATTACGACCATCCAGGCATGGACATCAAGGGGATCCTGCGCGCAGTCTACATGGACCTCAAACACGGCGAACTGCGCCAGGGGGGATCCACGATCACGCAGCAACTGGCGAAAAATTATTTTCTGACCCCTGAAAAGACCTTTCAGCGCAAACTGAAGGAAGGCCTGCTGGCCGTCACCATGGAGATGATGTACGACAAGGACGAGATCCTCGAAATCTACCTGAACGAGATCTATTTCGGGCAGAAGGGGTCCGTCGCCATCCACGGCATCGGGGAGGCGTCCTGGTTCTATTTCGGGAAACCGGTCAAGGCGATCTCCTTGCATGAGGCCGCTGCGCTCGCCGGCCTGATCCGCGCCCCCAACCATTACTCCCCTTACAAAGACCCCGAGCGATGCCAGGAGCGGCGCAACTATGTCCTGCAAGCCATGCACAAACAGGGGTGGATCTCGGAGGGCGAGGCGGCCTCGGCCTCCGACGCCGCACTCGAGACCATCGGCTACCAGGCTTACGGGCGTATCGCTCCCTACTTCCTGGACTTTGTCGTTTCTCAGTTGAAAACCCTTTATTCGCCTGACGACCTGGCCAGCCTGGGCCTCTTCATCCAGACGACCCTCGACACCCAGGTCCAGGAAGCCGCAGAAACGGCCCTCAAGAAGGGGCTTGAACGGGTCGAATCCCAACATCCCGATCTGAAGCGGTCCTCCCCCGAAAAACAGGTCCAGGGCGCCATTGTAGTTATGCAGCCCCGCACGGGATCCATCCTGGCCATGGTCGGAGGACGCCACTACGGCAACAGCCAGTTCAACCGCATCACCCACGCTCGCCGCCAGCCCGGCAGCGCCTTCAAGCCATTCGTTTTTTTGAGCGCCCTCGACCGTTTCACGCCTGCCAGTCTGCTGTCCAACCAGCCCAAGACCTACACGGTCGACGGCCAGGCCTGGGAGCCGAAAAATTACGCCCCGCTGGAGGCCGATCAAGTCACCTTGCGGACGGCCCTGGCCAAATCCGTCAACCGGGCGTCCGTGGATCTGGCCATGCAGGTCGGCCTGAGCAAGGTGGTAGCAACGGCGCAACGATTCGGATTCTCGACTCCGCTTCCCCCTTATCCATCCCTCGCCCTGGGCGCCGCCGAGGTCATCCCTCTGGAGCTGGCCCGCGCTTATTGTGCCTTTGCGGGCGACGGCATCCTGCCTCAGCCGCTTTCCCTGCGCGAAGTGATCGATGAAGGCGGGGAAACGCTCGAAAGGCGTCACATGGAGATCAGCGAGGTCACCTCACCGGCGAAGGCCTACCTCATGACATCCCTGCTGCAGAGCGTCGTGCAGGACGGCACAGCCCGGAGTCTCCGCTCTCTCGGCATCCCCTTTCCCGCAGCCGGCAAGACCGGGACCACCAACGATTCGCGCGACGTCTGGTTCGTGGGTTATACACCGGATGTCCTGGCCCTGGTTTGGGTGGGTTTCGATGAAGGCGGTACGCTGCACGGCACGGGGTCCTCGATCGCCCTCCCTATATGGGCCGATCTCTTGCGATCTCTGCCGCAGTTCGGCACCGGCAACTGGTTCACGCCCCCTGAGGGCGTCGTGACCAAAAGGATCTGCCCGGCCAGCGGTTTCCTCGCCTTGCCAGGCGCTTGTCCATCGCCGCAGGACGAGGTCTTCCTTTTGGAAAACGCCCCGTCCGCGACCTGCACGCTGCACGCGCCGAAGAAAAAAACCGGAATCCTGGAGTGGTTTAAAGATGTCTTCGAGAGCCTCTGA